gtctgcgtgggtttcctccaaagacgcgcagtcaggttaattgaacacactgaattgccctataggtgaatgtgtgtgtgtgtatgtgtgtgtgtgtttgtgtgtgtccagggtgttactgtgtgccttgcgcccattgaaaagtgaccctaattggataagcggttaagaaagtgagtgagtggggtgTTCAGtaggggctgaggtcagaaccCTGCTCAGGCTACTGGAGTTCCCCCACACCAAACTCACGAACCCCGTCTTTATAAACCTCACTATGTGCTCATGGTTaccatcatgctggaacaaggaaaggccttccccaaactgtgtgtgtgtgtgtgtgtgtatgtgtgtacctccCCGTGGTGGTGAGGACAATGATGGCCCCTGCGTTGCATTTAAAGGACGACTCGACGGCCCCGATGGCAGTAACCTCTGTGGGGTCTGAACTGAGGGGGGTGAGATGCCTTAAATCTTCAAACAGCTGCTGATGGAAGAGCGCCGCCTCCGCCTCCCTGcagatctacacacacacacactgttacagaACCTACCTGTACGACTCCGCCCACAGACACACCCCTGATACCTTCTATACTGCTAATCTACTGATAATCCACTGATCCACTGGTGATCTACTGATAATCCACTGATCCACTGGTGATCTACTGATCTaccgctgcacacacacacacacacacacacacacacacaccgagtgcATCATTGTCACTGCCTCCACCGGGTAGCGCCCTTTAGCTGTTTCTGCAGACAGCATAACACAGTCGGCTCCGTCCAGAACAGCATTCGCTACATCACTGCCCTCAGCGCGGGTCGGCCGAGCGTTACTGACCATACTCtccaacatctacacacacacacacacacacacacacacacacacacacacacacacagggtataaaaacagatttatatATCATACACAACATGTATGTAACACAGATGAcgggtgtgtgtagatgtgtgtgtgtgtgttacctgtgtagCACAGATGacgggggtgtgtgttaggtgtgcgtgtgtgttacctgtgtagCACAGATGACGGGTTTGCCGGCGGCGTTACAGCGCCCGATCATCATCTTCTGAGCAATAAAAACTTTTTCTGCTGGAATCTCGATTCCTAAATCACCTCGAGCGACCATCACACCATCACTGACCCCCAGGATCTCATCAAAACTGATCACACAGGGAAACACGTCACTCCTactgctgctgtgtgtgtgagtgtgtgtgtactgtgtgtgtataggtgtgtgtgtgtaaaggtgtgtgtgtgtgtataggtgtgtgtgtgtgtatataggtgtgtgtgtgtgtgtgtgtgtgttctcactTCTGGACCCCCTGTCTGCTCTCCACCTTGCTGATGACTTTGATGTTGGCACCGTTGGGTCCTAAAGCCCCCCGGATGGCCTTCACGTCCTCGGCTGATCGGATGAAGGAAGCGAAGATGACGTCCACGCCTTCGCTCACCCCGAACTGTAGATCCGCTCGGTCCTGATCGCTCACCGCCGGGAGGTTCACGAGCTCCGCCCCCGGCAGGTTCACACCTTTATGGCTACCCAGAATGCCTCCACTCTCCACCTGGGTCTCCACCCAACCATCACCTGAGGACCAAAGGGGCGGAGTCAAAGGAAGTATGGGCTGTGTCTCTAATCTCTATATTACACAGGCAGTGCACAGTTCATCAAACTATCGTGTCACAGTCCTTGTCTTCAATTACTGTGTGTGAGGAGATTGGTAAGTTCCTTCCCTTCTGCCCCTAACCCAGGTACCTCCGTTTATACAGACAGTAAATCAGACAGTGAGTTGGTGTAAACTagtctgtgatagactggcaccctgttttGGGTGGGTGGTTTAGGACATCCCCCCTACCCCAGCTCTGCCTACTGCTTGGTAAACAGAACATCTCTAGCAATATTTAGGTGCactatgtgtctgtgtgagtgtgtgtgtgtttgtacgtgtgtgtgtacctatCTTTAGCACGGTGAGGGCGATCAGTCCATCGTCGATGTAGATGGTGCCGCCCGTCTCCACCACATGGCACAGATCCGGATAATCCACCCAAATTCTGGAGCTGTCTGTAACGCTGCGCTCCTTTTCTGACGTCACCACCCTCACCATCGAGCCTCGCTCCAACCTCACCTCATCATCAGCgttctgtcacacacacacatgtacacacacacacacacacacacacacacacacacacatgcacacacacacacacacacacacacacacacacacacacacacacacacacacacacatgcacacacacacacacacacacatgcacacttatacatacacacacacacacacacaaacacacatacacttatacatacacacacacacacaaacacacacacacttatacatacacacacacacacacacaaacacacatacacttatacacacacacacacacacacacacacacacatgcacacacacacacacacacacacacacacacatgcacacacacacacacacatgcacacacacacacacacacatgcacacacacacacagactgtacGTGAGATGAATGATTCTGAGTAAATTGAGCTGAATTattcaaatattaataaaaatgaaagattAAGATGAAATGTTGATGATTTTAACATTCGTCTCAGTTTAAACGTCTTCAGGTGAAGCTGCAGATCGTCTCCTCATATCATTTATccactttaataaaataatctgtAGCATCCTGCAGCGGCGTTACGACACGCTGGCTTTAGTCTCATTGTTTaaattattgtaatttattatttttctaaatattcaaactttatttgtaaataaaaataagagcaGAATTCTACAGACTGCAGCTTTAACAGAGTTCAGACACCTCGGACCATCGAATTATCCTCGTACTGGACCTGagtgtaaacgtgtgtgtgcacTCACCCCGCGCACCAGACCAGT
This DNA window, taken from Trichomycterus rosablanca isolate fTriRos1 chromosome 3, fTriRos1.hap1, whole genome shotgun sequence, encodes the following:
- the pklr gene encoding pyruvate kinase PKLR yields the protein MMKSVLQQQAHSSTGDSFLEHLCLLDIDQEPIVARNTGIICTIGPASRSVPKLQEMLNAGMNIARLNFSHGSHEYHRESIRNIRKAVESLTSDPLLYRSVGIALDTKGPEIRTGLVRGNADDEVRLERGSMVRVVTSEKERSVTDSSRIWVDYPDLCHVVETGGTIYIDDGLIALTVLKIGDGWVETQVESGGILGSHKGVNLPGAELVNLPAVSDQDRADLQFGVSEGVDVIFASFIRSAEDVKAIRGALGPNGANIKVISKVESRQGVQNFDEILGVSDGVMVARGDLGIEIPAEKVFIAQKMMIGRCNAAGKPVICATQMLESMVSNARPTRAEGSDVANAVLDGADCVMLSAETAKGRYPVEAVTMMHSICREAEAALFHQQLFEDLRHLTPLSSDPTEVTAIGAVESSFKCNAGAIIVLTTTGRSAHMLSRYRPRCPIISVTRNAQVSRQSQLLRGVYPALFRAPRAAVWADDVDNRVDFAMAIGKIRGFFKSGDMVIVVTGWSPGSGHTNIMRAVPVL